The Diadema setosum chromosome 12, eeDiaSeto1, whole genome shotgun sequence genome has a segment encoding these proteins:
- the LOC140235896 gene encoding uncharacterized protein: MEEGLKLAATLCHLVSGTKYSDMQYGWRVPENTLSVVVREVCQAIYDEYADEVMAASSTPDGWRQLAGGFYNRYPHCVAAIDGKHVAIRKPPLSGSLYYNYKGFFSIILLAIVDSDYEFVWCDVGGRYDTKGKRG; encoded by the coding sequence ATGGAAGAAGGTCTCAAGTTGGCAGCTACTCTCTGTCATCTTGTGTCTGGCACCAAGTACTCCGACATGCAGTATGGGTGGAGGGTGCCTGAAAACACCCTATCTGTAGTGGTCAGGGAAGTGTGTCAGGCCATATATGACGAGTATGCAGATGAAGTCATGGCAGCCTCTTCAACCCCTGATGGATGGAGACAACTTGCTGGTGGATTCTACAACCGGTATCCCCACTGTGTGGCAGCTATTGATGGCAAGCATGTAGCCATCAGAAAGCCTCCTCTGTCTGGCTCGCTCTACTACAACTACAAGGGCTTTTTTAGTATAATCCTGTTGGCTATAGTGGACAGTGACTACGAATTTGTCTGGTGCGATGTTGGTGGTAGGTATGATACAAAAGGGAAAAGGGGGTAG